One window of the Pseudofrankia sp. DC12 genome contains the following:
- a CDS encoding 5'-3' exonuclease H3TH domain-containing protein: MSLVPLLLVDGHNLLYRACFATPAQIYSRDPARRDITTQFMFFALLRKAITAELAGWPEVLVVFDGEHGAAGRQAADPAYKANRPTNEEARRPLEALADIKTGLDLLAVAWLECEDAEADDAIATLAHAARPAREVLILSTDQDYFQLLTGPDGLGQAVRVLNTARHPGNRLLGPADVRARYGVEPAQFPDLRALAGDPADNIPGIRGIGPKTAAALLADGLSLDDLPASGRLTGTRGAAIHTAWPQILAWRDMIRLRRDLPVPHEPAGTPTAAFPIPGEIITKLGLWWADGAPTAP; encoded by the coding sequence ATGTCCCTGGTACCTCTCCTGCTCGTTGACGGGCACAACCTGCTTTACCGCGCCTGCTTCGCCACGCCCGCGCAGATCTACTCCCGGGATCCGGCTCGGCGTGACATCACGACCCAGTTCATGTTCTTCGCGCTGCTACGCAAGGCGATCACCGCCGAGCTCGCCGGCTGGCCTGAGGTCCTTGTCGTCTTCGACGGTGAGCACGGCGCCGCCGGCCGCCAGGCCGCAGATCCTGCCTACAAAGCCAACCGGCCTACTAACGAGGAGGCCCGCCGGCCGCTCGAAGCGCTGGCCGACATTAAGACCGGCCTCGACCTGCTCGCCGTCGCCTGGCTCGAATGCGAGGACGCCGAGGCGGACGACGCCATCGCCACCCTCGCCCACGCGGCCCGACCCGCCCGCGAGGTGCTGATCCTCTCGACCGACCAGGACTACTTCCAGCTCCTCACCGGGCCGGACGGGCTCGGCCAGGCGGTCCGCGTCCTCAACACCGCCCGCCACCCCGGCAACCGCCTCCTCGGACCAGCCGACGTCCGCGCACGCTATGGCGTCGAACCCGCCCAGTTCCCCGACCTGCGCGCGCTCGCCGGTGACCCCGCCGACAACATCCCAGGCATCCGCGGCATCGGGCCGAAGACCGCCGCCGCGCTCCTCGCCGACGGCCTCAGTCTCGACGACCTCCCAGCCTCCGGCCGCCTGACCGGCACCCGAGGCGCCGCGATCCACACCGCATGGCCGCAGATCCTCGCCTGGCGCGACATGATCCGCCTGCGCCGTGACCTCCCAGTACCGCACGAGCCCGCTGGCACTCCGACCGCCGCGTTCCCGATCCCAGGCGAGATCATCACCAAACTCGGGCTCTGGTGGGCCGACGGCGCCCCCACGGCGCCATGA
- a CDS encoding PIG-L family deacetylase has product MTGPGASRRSALLAVMAHPDDAELWAGGTLALHAQSAHVTIAIPPSDPARLAEAAAGADILGAHLQLLDDPVTPQALSAVLTELRPDVVITHPFADVHPDHRGLAASVLAALPDAVIATGFPRRLYTCDTYNSLTLDGPLAATAIIDITQTYSTKMRALAAHSTTQPITDHFGPMAENLARLWGARCGTHYAEPFTAVPILGRLPSASHL; this is encoded by the coding sequence ATGACCGGGCCCGGAGCTTCTCGACGCTCCGCGCTGCTCGCGGTGATGGCCCACCCCGACGACGCGGAGCTGTGGGCCGGCGGCACCCTCGCGCTTCACGCCCAGTCCGCCCACGTCACCATCGCGATCCCGCCGTCAGACCCCGCCCGCCTCGCTGAGGCCGCTGCTGGCGCCGACATCCTCGGCGCGCACCTCCAGCTCCTCGACGATCCCGTGACGCCCCAGGCGCTGAGCGCTGTGCTGACGGAGCTACGTCCGGACGTGGTCATCACCCATCCGTTCGCCGATGTCCACCCGGACCACCGGGGCCTCGCGGCGTCCGTCCTCGCGGCCCTCCCCGACGCGGTCATCGCCACCGGCTTCCCGCGGCGGCTCTATACCTGCGACACGTACAACTCGCTGACCCTGGACGGCCCACTCGCCGCCACTGCGATCATCGATATCACCCAGACCTACTCGACGAAGATGCGCGCCCTCGCCGCACACAGCACCACACAGCCCATCACCGATCACTTCGGTCCCATGGCCGAAAACCTTGCCCGCCTCTGGGGAGCCCGCTGTGGCACCCACTACGCCGAACCCTTCACGGCCGTCCCGATCCTGGGACGCCTTCCCAGCGCATCTCATCTCTGA